The Candidatus Obscuribacterales bacterium nucleotide sequence GCTGCCGAAATTTCCATCGAAATCAACCCACGGGATGGCGATCGCCACTATCTGCATACCTTACGGCAGCTTGGCTTCAACCGCATTAGCTTTGGCATTCAAGACTTTAACCCCACGGTGCAGGCCGCCATCAATCGGGTACAGCCTGAATCCATGTTGTTTGACGTCATGGACTGGATTCGGGAAGCCAACTTTGAAAGTGTCAACGTCGATCTGATCTACGGTCTGCCCTACCAAACCCTCGATACATTCCGAGAAACTGTCGAAAAGACCCTAAAACTCAATCCCGATCGCATCGCTGTCTTCAACTTTGCCTATATTCCTTGGCTGAAGCCGATTCAAAAGCGGATGCCCGAGTCGGAGATGCCCAGCAGTGCCGAAAAGCTGAAAATCCTGCAGCAAACCATCGCCCAGTTGACCCAAGCTGGCTATGTGTTTATCGGCATGGATCACTTTGCTAAACCCAATGATGAGTTAGCGATCGCTCAGCAGACCGGCGAACTCCACCGCAACTTCCAAGGCTACACCACCCAG carries:
- the hemN gene encoding oxygen-independent coproporphyrinogen III oxidase gives rise to the protein MKSLSQTIQFDADLLNKYNQPLPRYTSYPPATELSSDFNLTDFRTAIALGNYKKTPLSLYCHIPFCETACYFCGCNTIVTPRKGIASPYVDYLSRHIQQIAPLVSRDRRVHQLHWGGGTPNYLNLSQVETLWEQINQHFTFDDAAEISIEINPRDGDRHYLHTLRQLGFNRISFGIQDFNPTVQAAINRVQPESMLFDVMDWIREANFESVNVDLIYGLPYQTLDTFRETVEKTLKLNPDRIAVFNFAYIPWLKPIQKRMPESEMPSSAEKLKILQQTIAQLTQAGYVFIGMDHFAKPNDELAIAQQTGELHRNFQGYTTQ